Sequence from the Angustibacter luteus genome:
CGCGACCGACAACGCCGGTCAGTCGCCGTCCCAGCGGGCGCGTCGCAGGTCCACCCGGGTGCCGTCGGGGCGCATCGGCGTCCCCTCGGCCCGCAGCTCGGCCAGCGCGCGGTCCGCGATCTGTGGCGCCGGCGTGCCGTCCGCGCGCAGCACCCGCCACCACGGGACCGACCCGCCGTACGTGCTCATCACCGCACCGACCTGCCGCGGGCCGCCCTCACCGAGGTACTCGGCGACGTCCCCGTAGGTCAGCACCCGGCCCCGCGGCACCTGGTCGACGACCTCCAGGACGAGCGCGGCGAACCGGGGCAGGTGGTCGTCGGGCCGGTCGGTGTCGGGCACCGGCCCAGTCTGCCGTCCGTGGCACACTCTGCGCGTGCACCCAGCCTCCCGCCCTCTCCGGCGCCCCGCCCTGACCCTGCTGGTCGCCGCGGCCGCGTGCTCGCTCGCCGCGTGCGGCGCCGCCGAGGACGCGGCGAAGTCCACCGCCTCCAGCGCCGCCAGCAAGGCGGCGTCCAAGGCCACCGACGCGGCCAAGGACCAGGGCCGAGCGCTGCTCGTCAAGCAGGCCTGCGACCTGCAGGACGGTTCCGGCCCGCTCGCCGACGGCAAGGTCGACGACGCCGACCGCGCGCTCGTCGCGTCGCTGGCCGCCGCGGCCGAGCAGGCCGGCGTCGAGGCCACCTACGTGAAGCCGCTGACGACCCTCGGCTCGTCCGACGCCACCTCGTACCAGACGAGGTCCGCGCTGACCTCGCTGAAGAAGGCCTGTCAGTAGGTCGGCAGGCTCGGGTCGACCTGGTCGACCCACGCGAGCACGCCGCCCTCGAGGTGACGGGCGTCCGGGTGCCCCGCGGCCAGCAACAGCTCGAGCGCCGTAGCCGACCGCACGCCGGACCGGCAGTGCAGCACCACCGGACGGTCGAACGGCAGCTCCGCGAACGCCTCACCGGTGTCGAACGCCGCCCGGGGCACCGCGATCGCACCGGGGATCGACACGATGGCGCGCTCCCCCGGCTCCCGGACGTCGACCAGGACGACGTCGCTGTCGCCGCGGTCGCGCGCGGCCAGCAGGTCGGCCAGCTCCTGGGCGTCGACCGTGCCCAGCTCCTGACCCGGCGCCGAGGTCACCGCCCCGGGCAGCCCGCAGAACTCCTCGTAGTCGATGAGGCCGGTCTCGCGGGTGATGCTCGGCGCGTCCCCGCAGACCACGCACTCCGGGTCCGGCCGGACGGCGAGCTCGCGCCACGTCGCCCGCAGCGCGTCGTGCACCAGCAGCCGGCCGACGAGCGGCACCCCGATGCCGGTGACCAGCTTGACCACCTCGGTGCCCTGGGCCGCGCCGATCGCCGCACAGAGCAGCCCGAGGACGCCGCCCTCAGCGCAGGACGGCACGCTGCCCGCCGGCGGAGGGACCGGGAACAAGCACCGGTAGCAGGGCCCGTGGCCACCCCAGAAGACGCTGGTCTGCCCGTCGAAGCGGTAGATCGACCCCCACACGCACGGGACGCCGAGCAGCACGCACGCGTCGTTGACCAGGTAGCGGGTGGCGAAGTTGTCCGTGCCGTCGACGACCAGGTCGTAGCCGGCGAGCACGCCGAGCGCGTTGGACGAGTCCAGCCGCACCGGGTGCGTCACGACCTCGACGAGCGGGTTCACCTCGTCGAGGGTGGCCCGCGCCGAGTCGACCTTGAGCCGCCCCACGTCGCTGACGCCGTGCACGACCTGACGCTGCAGGTTGGAGGCCTCGACGACGTCCGGGTCCACCACGCCGATCGTCCCGATCCCGGCGGCGGCCAGGTAGAGCAGCGCCGGGGAGCCCAGCCCGCCCGCGCCGATCACCGCGACCCGGGCATTCGCCAGCCGACGCTGACCCAGCTCCCCGACGTCCGGGATCAGCAGGTGCCGCGCGTAGCGCGCGACCTGGTCGCGGTCCAGCGGGGGTCCCGGTTCGACCAGCGGCGGCAGGCTCACCAGGCCACTCTACGAACCGGCTGCGACAGCGCGGCTAGGGGTACGGCCACGCGTTGGGTCGGCAGGGCGCCACCTGCTTGGTCTGCTGCTGCATGACCGGTGCGAGCCGGCCCGCCCCGGGGCACTGCTCGTGCCCGTGCCCGAGGACGTGCCCGACCTCGTGGTTCACCACGTACTGCCGGTACACGGACAGCTCCGGGAACTCGGGCGTGCCCCTGACCCACCGGTAGGACGTCAGCACGGCCTGCCGACCGCTGCGGCAGGACAGCTTGCCGAAGGTCTGCAGGGGGCGGCACAGCCGGGCGGACGTCGTCGGGCTGGCCAGCACGACGTCCACGTCGGCGCTGGCATCGGTCCGGGCGAACGAGCGACGCCCGCCGTGGCCCCAGGAGCGCGAGTCGTTGAGCGTGGCCATCACCTGGTTGGCGAAGTCCGCCTCGTCGACGTCCACACCCTGCTCGACCCGCACCCGCACGGTGGTCACCGGCCCGCGGCCCGGCGCCGCGACGTCCCCTGGCACCGTGACCAGACGCCCCGTACCCGCGGTCGCGACCGACGTCGAGGTCGGCCGGGCTCCGGTGGTGACCGTGGCCGTCGGGGTGGGGCTCTCGGTCGGGGTCCGAGTCGGGCTGGACGTGGCCCCGGACGACGCCCCGGACGACGCCGCCGGACCCGCCGCCGGCGGGGAGCCGCCGCCCACCAGCCACCAGGTCGCCCCGGCGGCCAGGACCGCGACGGCGAGCACCGCGACGATGGTGCGACGTCGCCGAACCCGCCTGGGGACCCGTCCGGACACTCGGCGGCGTGGCCGCGCGGGCTGGGACGTCACGGGGTCAAGGGTGGCACGCCTCAGGCGTGGCCGCGGTCCCCGCCCAGGCCGGCACGCCGGTTGAGGGCGTCCAAGGTCGCCCGCACGACGGCGTCCTGCGCGTCGCCGCGGACCAGCGCCGATCCGGTCAGCCGGTCGATGCCGGCCGGGCCGAGCAGCGAGAGCACGACGACGGCGACGTGGTCGGGGCCGACCTGGAGCATGTCGACCTGGTCGACCTCGAGGCGAGCCGGGGAGGTGACGACCTGCTCGACCGCGGCCGCGGTGGCCGCCGCGAGCGCCCGGTGGGCCCCGGAGCCGGTGGCGGGACGGGTGGCCGTCCCCTCGTGCACGACGTCGCCGGCCCGCAGGTGGACGCTGGCGCTGACCTTGTTGTGCTCGCTGGTCACGACCATCCGCTCCACGACGACCCGCGGGGAGTCGGTGGCACGCCGGGCGGCCCGGACGACGGGCGCACGCTCGGTCAGGTCGGGTTCGGTCAGGTCGGGTTCGGTCAGGTCGGGTTCGGTCAGGTCGGGTTCGGCGAGGTCGGACGCGGTCAGGGTCGGGTCGGACTCCACGGCCGTCGGCTGGGCCGGCTCCGGAAACCTGGCCTCAGCCTCGACCTCAGCCTCGACGTCAGGCTCCGGCTGGGTCCCAGCGTCGGCGGGCTCGGCCTGCTTCGGCAGCGCTCGATGACGGGCGGCGCGTCGACGGAAGGACTCCGGGACGACACCGCCGAACACGTCGTCGACGGCGCTGCGCAGCTCGGAGTCGTCGCCCAGCTCGGGCCAGAAGTCAGGCAGCTGCTCGGTGGCGCCCTCGAGCTCGGCCCGGACGTCGGCCATGGCGATGCCGGGCACGGTGTCCTCGGTGCGGCTCACCTCGTGGACCTGGCCCGCCGCGTCGTCGGCACCCTCGTCGTCGGCCTCGTCGTCGGCATCGTCGTCGGCCTCGTCCACGACCTCGTCCACGACGAGCGCGTCCCGCGAGGCGGCCGCGGCCAGGGCCGCGCGCTCGAGCGGCGAGGGTTCGTCGAACGAGGGCTCGAACGCCGGCCGCTCCTCGGTCTGGGTGAGGACGGCGGACGGTGCCGCCATGGTCTCGACCACGGCCACGACGGGTCGGCCGGTCGGACCGGTGAGCTTGAGTCGCTGGTGCTCGATGCCGAGACCGAAACGGTGCCTCATCTGGTGCACGGCGGCACCAACGACGGAGGCGTGGTCGAGGTCGCCGGACACCTGCACGCGCAGGACGCCGTCGCCGCGCTCGTCGAACTCCAGGACGACGTGCTCGACTCCAGGCACGTGGCTGAGGGCGTCGCACATGGTGGCAGCGTCCACCTCGTACGCACTCACCTCAGGCTCCCGGTCACCTTGTGAGTGTCGCACCGGGGGTGGTCCAACAAGAGCCCGAGAGCGCCCCAAACCTCCGAATGGGCTACCGGAGCGTCCCGAACGGCGTACCGGCCTCTAGGATCGTGCGACAACGGCAGGCTCCCCGAGGAGGAACGTGACCACGTCACCGGCCACCCGAGGTCGCAGCGCCCGGCTGCCCAGGGACGCCCGGCGCGCCCAGCTGCTGGTCGCCGCGCAGGAGGTCTTCGTCCGCGCCGGCTACCACGCGGCCGCCATGGACGAGATCGCCGACCAGGCCGGCGTGTCCAAGCCCGTGCTCTACCAGCACTTCCCGAGCAAGCTGGAGCTCTACC
This genomic interval carries:
- a CDS encoding MGMT family protein — translated: MPDTDRPDDHLPRFAALVLEVVDQVPRGRVLTYGDVAEYLGEGGPRQVGAVMSTYGGSVPWWRVLRADGTPAPQIADRALAELRAEGTPMRPDGTRVDLRRARWDGD
- the moeB gene encoding molybdopterin-synthase adenylyltransferase MoeB, which encodes MSLPPLVEPGPPLDRDQVARYARHLLIPDVGELGQRRLANARVAVIGAGGLGSPALLYLAAAGIGTIGVVDPDVVEASNLQRQVVHGVSDVGRLKVDSARATLDEVNPLVEVVTHPVRLDSSNALGVLAGYDLVVDGTDNFATRYLVNDACVLLGVPCVWGSIYRFDGQTSVFWGGHGPCYRCLFPVPPPAGSVPSCAEGGVLGLLCAAIGAAQGTEVVKLVTGIGVPLVGRLLVHDALRATWRELAVRPDPECVVCGDAPSITRETGLIDYEEFCGLPGAVTSAPGQELGTVDAQELADLLAARDRGDSDVVLVDVREPGERAIVSIPGAIAVPRAAFDTGEAFAELPFDRPVVLHCRSGVRSATALELLLAAGHPDARHLEGGVLAWVDQVDPSLPTY
- a CDS encoding DUF3152 domain-containing protein; its protein translation is MLAVAVLAAGATWWLVGGGSPPAAGPAASSGASSGATSSPTRTPTESPTPTATVTTGARPTSTSVATAGTGRLVTVPGDVAAPGRGPVTTVRVRVEQGVDVDEADFANQVMATLNDSRSWGHGGRRSFARTDASADVDVVLASPTTSARLCRPLQTFGKLSCRSGRQAVLTSYRWVRGTPEFPELSVYRQYVVNHEVGHVLGHGHEQCPGAGRLAPVMQQQTKQVAPCRPNAWPYP